One genomic window of Azospirillaceae bacterium includes the following:
- the cobG gene encoding precorrin-3B synthase encodes MTAAAAPTPNPPRTRGACPGALVPMPVADGLLVRLRVPGGTLTGPMAAAIADLADRHGNGLVDLSQRANLQIRGVRETSLSALTDALRELGLVNGDPAAERVRNVLCSPTCGLDPACTPVRSLARALDAALADSPDLWSTLPAKFSFTLNGGGQAPLADAVGDIRFDALSGSDLFRVAVGGDQVSASPLGICAAHAVVDTALALARAYVDLSAGRYHRLGALVAAEGTRKLATSVPLAPPPADNVLPDLQLNRVLGAHASWTGVAFPFGGLRAEMLALLAHMAPALRLTPWRALLLEGTAANDPVEIFQPLGFILAADDPRLALSACSGRGACDSGLTDARGDALALAAVAPRLLAHGHIHVSACAKGCAHPAASPITLTARPDGYDLGLLTPAGGTMQWTRLDKRTVTSLVAALEAVYTGRARPGEDPASFITRLGGPEPVAALINDQMAATRARAEESPGVQS; translated from the coding sequence ATGACCGCCGCCGCCGCCCCCACGCCCAATCCCCCCCGCACGCGCGGCGCCTGTCCCGGCGCCCTGGTGCCCATGCCGGTGGCCGACGGCCTTCTGGTACGCCTGCGCGTTCCCGGCGGAACGCTGACGGGCCCCATGGCGGCGGCGATCGCGGATCTGGCCGACCGCCACGGCAATGGCCTGGTGGATTTGAGCCAGCGCGCCAACCTGCAAATCCGGGGTGTGCGCGAAACCTCCCTGTCCGCCCTGACCGACGCCCTGCGCGAACTGGGCTTGGTCAACGGCGATCCGGCGGCCGAACGGGTGCGCAACGTGCTGTGCAGCCCGACCTGCGGCCTGGACCCGGCCTGCACGCCCGTGCGCTCCCTGGCCCGGGCGCTGGACGCGGCGCTCGCCGATAGTCCCGACCTGTGGTCCACCCTGCCGGCCAAGTTCAGCTTTACCCTGAACGGCGGCGGACAGGCACCCCTGGCCGATGCCGTGGGCGACATCCGGTTCGACGCCCTGTCCGGCAGCGACCTCTTCCGTGTGGCCGTGGGCGGCGACCAGGTGAGCGCCTCGCCCCTGGGTATCTGTGCAGCCCACGCGGTGGTAGACACCGCCCTGGCCCTGGCCCGTGCCTATGTCGATCTCTCGGCCGGCCGCTACCATCGCCTGGGCGCTCTGGTGGCCGCGGAAGGGACAAGGAAGTTGGCCACCAGTGTGCCGCTGGCGCCGCCGCCCGCCGATAATGTTCTGCCCGATTTGCAGTTGAACCGGGTGCTGGGTGCGCACGCTTCATGGACGGGCGTCGCCTTTCCTTTCGGTGGCCTGCGGGCCGAAATGCTGGCGCTCCTCGCCCATATGGCGCCGGCCCTGCGTCTGACCCCCTGGCGCGCCCTGCTGCTGGAAGGGACCGCCGCCAACGACCCAGTTGAAATCTTTCAGCCCCTGGGTTTCATCCTGGCCGCCGACGATCCGCGCCTGGCGCTGTCAGCGTGCAGCGGCCGGGGTGCGTGTGATTCGGGCCTGACGGACGCGCGCGGCGACGCGCTGGCGCTGGCGGCCGTCGCCCCCCGCCTGCTGGCGCATGGGCACATCCACGTTTCGGCCTGCGCCAAGGGCTGCGCCCATCCGGCGGCAAGCCCAATCACTTTGACGGCTCGGCCCGATGGCTATGATCTCGGCCTGCTGACACCGGCCGGCGGCACCATGCAATGGACAAGATTGGACAAGCGAACCGTCACATCGCTGGTGGCGGCGCTGGAAGCTGTCTATACCGGGCGGGCACGGCCGGGTGAGGATCCGGCCAGCTTCATCACCCGCCTGGGCGGCCCCGAACCGGTCGCCGCCCTGATCAACGACCAAATGGCAGCAACGCGCGCCCGCGCGGAGGAAAGTCCCGGTGTCCAGTCCTGA